The following is a genomic window from Streptomyces chrestomyceticus JCM 4735.
CGCCACGCGGATACGGAGCGGGGCGGTGCGCGGAGCGATCCGCGTACCGCCCCGCTGCCGTACGTACGGAGGCTCAGCCGGTGGCGCCGAGCAGCACCGCCCACTTCTCCAGGGCGGGCTCCTCCGAGAGGTCGGTGACGGCGACCTCGATGCCGTGGTCACGGTTCCAGCGGCCGGCCAGGGCCATCAGGCGGACCGAGTCGAGGCCGTAGTCGACGAGGTTCTCGTCGTCGGGGATGTCGGCGGGGTCCTCGCCGAGGACGTCCGCGACGTCCTTGCGCAACTGCTCCAGCGTCAATGCCATGGGGGTCACTTCCCTTCGAAGACGGTGGCGGTGGTGGTGACCACGGCACACTTGGCGGCCGCCCAGCGCAATGCCATCGCGTGGTCGTCGGCGGAGAAGTCGGCCACCGCGTCGGCGACGAGGAACGCCTGGAGGTCGCGCATCCAGGCGTCACAGGCGGTCATCATGACGCCGATGTGGGCGTAGACGCCGGTGATGACGAGCTGGTCGCGGCCGAGGCCGCGCATCCGCTCTTCGAGGTCGGTGCGGACGAAGCCGCTGTACTTCCACTTGGTCAGCACGGTGTCGTCCGGGCCCGGGGCGACCGCGTCGGCGATGGCCGCCGCGTGCTCGTCGGCGGGCAGGCCGGGGCCCCAGAAGTCCTGCTGGAGACCGCGTTCCTCGGGCGTCTGGCCGCCGGGCTGCGCGGTGTAGAGGACCGGGATGCCGAGCCGGGCGGCTTCCTTCTTCAGCGCGGCCACGTTGCGCAGCAGGTCGGTGGCGGGGGACGCCTGGGTGTCGAAGGCCGACAGGAAGTAGTTCTGCAGGTCGTGGACGAGCAGGACGGCGCGCGACGGGTCGGCCTTCCAGTCCACGCGGTTCGCGGGCAGGTCGCCGGCGGACGGCATGGGGTAGGGGGCGATGGCGGGCAGGGCCATGGTGCGGTGCGGTCCCTTCAGGACTGTGGAGGCGGAGGGTCGGGAGCGGTCAGGCGTCGCCGGTGGCGGAGGTCGCGGCGGACCGGAGGTCCTTCTTGGAGATCTTGCCGACGCCGGTCTGCGGGAAGGCGTCCACGAACACGACGCGGTCGGGCACCTTGTAGGCGGCGAGGCCGCGGGCCCGGACGAACTTCTTGACGGCGACGGGGGTCGGCGCTTCGGCGCCGGAGCGCAGGATCACGTAGGCGAGGGTGCGTTCGCCCAGGTACGGGTCGGGTTCGGCGACCACGTTGGCGTCGTGCACCGCGGGGTGCGCGAGCAGGTGGTTCTCGACCTCCTCGGCGGCGATCTTCTCGCCGCCGCGGTTGATCTGGTCCTTGGCGCGGCCCTCGACGACGAGGTGGCCGGTGGGGGTGAGCCGGACGACGTCGCCGGTGCGGTAGAAGCCGTCCGCGGTGAAGGAGCGGGCGTTGTGCTCGGGCGCCTTCCAGTAGCCGCGGATGGTGTACGGGCCGCGGGTGAGCAGATGGCCGGTCGCGCCGACGGGCAGGTCGTTGTCCTCGTCGTCCACGACGCGGATCTCGTCGTCCGGGGAGATGGGCCGCCCCTGGGTGGTGACGATGGTCTCCTCGGGGTCGTCCAGCCGCGTGTAGTTCACCAGGCCCTCGGCCATGCCGAAGACCTGCTGGAGGGTGCAGCCGAGGGCGGGCCGGACGCGCCGGGCGGCCTCCTCGCTGAACTTGGCGCCGCCGACCAGCAGCACGTCGAGGCTGCTCAGGTCGTACGGCGTCGTGGGCGCGGCCTCGGTCCAGACGAGGGCGAGCGGCGGGACCAGGCCGGTGATGGTGACGCGTTCGCGCTCGATGAGCGGGAACGCCACGTCCGGGTTGGGCTGCGGGCTCAGCACGACGCGGGCGCCCGCGTACAGGGCGCCGAGCGAACCGGGCGAGGAGAGCGGGAAGTTGTGGGCGGCGGGCAGGACGCACAGGTAGACGCTGTGCTCGTCCACGCCGCACAGCTCGTTGGAGCCCCACAGCGAGTAGATGTAGTCGTCGTGGGTGCGCGGGATGAGCTTGGGGACGCCGGTGCTGCCGCCGGAGAGCTGGAGGAAGGCGAGGTCGTCCGGCGCGGGCTCGTCCCAGGCAGCCGTGTCGGAGGCCGGGTCGGCCGGTACGTCCGAGAGCGCCTCGAAGGGGCCCGGGTCGCCGCCGGTGACGAAGACGTGGCGCAGGCCCGGGACGTCGTCGCGTACCGTCGCGGCCAGGGCGCGGTAGTCGTAGCCGCCGTGCTCGGCGGCGATGACGTACGCGGCGGCGCCGGTGAACTCGCAGAAGTAGCGGATCTCGGTCTCGCGGTGCGCGGGCAGCGCGAAGACGGGGAGGGCGCCGAGGCGGAACAGCGCGAAGATCACCTCGAAGAACTCGGCGACGTTCGGGAGCTGCACGACGACCCGGTCACCGCGGACGATGCCGCGCGCGTGGAGTCCGGCGGCGAGCCGGGTGGCGCGGCGGTCCAGCTCCGCGTACGTCCAGCGGCGGCCCTCGCCGGCCGGGTCCACGACGGCGACCCGGTCCGGGTGGGCGGCGGCCCGGTCGCGCAGCATCTGCCCGAAGGTCTCGCCGCGCCACCAGCCCGCCTCGCGGTAGCGCTCGGCGAACTCCGCGGGCCAGGTGGGCGCGTGGGAGTGGGCGTAGGCGTACTGATCGGTCACAGTTCGGCTCCGACGGCGCTCAGGAAGGTACGGAACTTGGCGCCGGTCTCGGCGGTCTCGGCGCCGGGGTCGGAGGCGGCGACGATGCCCGCTCCGGCGTACAGA
Proteins encoded in this region:
- a CDS encoding phosphopantetheine-binding protein, whose translation is MALTLEQLRKDVADVLGEDPADIPDDENLVDYGLDSVRLMALAGRWNRDHGIEVAVTDLSEEPALEKWAVLLGATG
- a CDS encoding (2,3-dihydroxybenzoyl)adenylate synthase, which translates into the protein MTDQYAYAHSHAPTWPAEFAERYREAGWWRGETFGQMLRDRAAAHPDRVAVVDPAGEGRRWTYAELDRRATRLAAGLHARGIVRGDRVVVQLPNVAEFFEVIFALFRLGALPVFALPAHRETEIRYFCEFTGAAAYVIAAEHGGYDYRALAATVRDDVPGLRHVFVTGGDPGPFEALSDVPADPASDTAAWDEPAPDDLAFLQLSGGSTGVPKLIPRTHDDYIYSLWGSNELCGVDEHSVYLCVLPAAHNFPLSSPGSLGALYAGARVVLSPQPNPDVAFPLIERERVTITGLVPPLALVWTEAAPTTPYDLSSLDVLLVGGAKFSEEAARRVRPALGCTLQQVFGMAEGLVNYTRLDDPEETIVTTQGRPISPDDEIRVVDDEDNDLPVGATGHLLTRGPYTIRGYWKAPEHNARSFTADGFYRTGDVVRLTPTGHLVVEGRAKDQINRGGEKIAAEEVENHLLAHPAVHDANVVAEPDPYLGERTLAYVILRSGAEAPTPVAVKKFVRARGLAAYKVPDRVVFVDAFPQTGVGKISKKDLRSAATSATGDA
- a CDS encoding isochorismatase family protein, which codes for MALPAIAPYPMPSAGDLPANRVDWKADPSRAVLLVHDLQNYFLSAFDTQASPATDLLRNVAALKKEAARLGIPVLYTAQPGGQTPEERGLQQDFWGPGLPADEHAAAIADAVAPGPDDTVLTKWKYSGFVRTDLEERMRGLGRDQLVITGVYAHIGVMMTACDAWMRDLQAFLVADAVADFSADDHAMALRWAAAKCAVVTTTATVFEGK